The Vulcanimicrobium alpinum sequence GGCGTCTTCGCCAGCGCCGCTTTCATGAAGCGCGCCCAGATGCGCGCGGGGATGTTGCCGCCGTACGATTCGTTCATGCGCGCGTAGTTGTCGTTGCCGATCCAGACCGCGGCGACCAGATCGGGCGTGTAGCCCACGAACCACGCATCACGGAAGCTCGACGTCGTCCCGGTCTTGCCGGCCGCCGGCCGTCCGATCTGCGCGTTCGGATAGCCGGTCCCTTCGTTGATGACCGACTGCAGCATCGAGGTCACGATGTACGCGGTTCCCGCGCTCACCACTTCGGTCTGCTGCGGGTAGGTGTTGTCGAGCACCGGCGTCCCGAGCGTGTCGCGCACGAGCCGGATCGCCGAGGGCGGGATGTGGATCCCCTGGTTGGCGAGCGTCGCGTACCCGACGGCCTGATCGAGCGGCGAGACGCCCGAGGAGCCTAGCGCGAGCGAGAGCGTCGGATCGAGCGCCGCGGTGACGCCCATGCGTTTCGCATATTCGATCACGCGGTCGACCCCGAGATCCTGCGCCAGTTTCACGGCGACGACGTTGCGCGACTGCGCGAGCGCGTAACGCAGCGTGATCGGACCGAGGAAGCGGAAGTCGTCGTCCATCGGCGCCCAGCGCGTCCCGTCGCCCATCGGATACGAGACCGGCGCGTCGTCGACGACCGCCGTCGGCGGACGGCCGGCGTCGATCGCGGCCGTGTACACGTAGGTCTTGAACGACGAACCGGGCTGACGGCGCGCCTGCCACGCGCGGTTGAACTGGTTCTTCAGCGAGAACGGACCGGCACCGCCGACCATCGCGAGGATCTCGCCGGTCGACGGGCGGATCGCGACGAGCGCGCCCTGATGCGCGCCGATCCCCTCGCTCACCGCCGACGCGATCCCCCAATCGACCGCGCTCTGCGCGATCGTCTGGATGCGCGGATCGAGCGTGGTGTAGACTTGCAGGCCGCCTTCGAACGTCGCCCGGCTGCCGAACTGCGACTCGACCTGGTGCGTCGCGAACGTCGTGAACCACGGGAAGCGGTACGAGGTCAGCCCCTGCGGGCGTTCTCCGACGAGGGCGAGCGGCGCGGCTTCGGCCGCGTCGGCTTTCGCGCGCGAGATGAAGCCCGCGTCGGCCATGCGCTCGAGGACGTGATGCTGACGTTCCTTCGCGTGCGCGAGATTGACGTAGGGTGAGTAGTCCGACGGCGCCGCCGGCAAACCCGCGAGCATCGCGGCCTGGCCGAGCGTGAGGCGCCGGACGTCGGTGCCGAAGTAGGTGTGCGCCGCGGCTTCGACGCCGTACGCGCCCGAGCCGAAATAGATCAGGTTGAGGTAGCGCTCGAGGATCTCGTCCTTCGTGTAGTAGCGCTCGATCTCCATCGCCAGCAGCGCTTCCTGGATCTTGCGCGAGTACGAGACCTCGCTCGAGAGGAACAGTCCGCGGGCGAGCTGCTGCGTGATCGTCGACGCGCCTTGGAACTGCTTGTGGCTCCAGTCAGCGACGACCGCGCGCGCGATGCCGTAGAAATCGACGCCGTGGTGCTGGTAGAAGTGCGCGTCCTCGGTGGCGATGAACGCCTCCCGCACGGGGATCGGAATCTTCGCGATCCCCACCCAGGTGCGGTTCTCGCGATAGAGGTTGGCGAGCAGTTCGCCGTCGCGCGCGTACACCTGCGTCGAGCGCGAGGGCTGATAGTCGGCCATCCGGTTGATGTCCGGGAGGTTGCGCGAGTACGACGCGACGATCCCGGCGACGATCCCCGCGAACAGCAGGATCGCGAACAAGGCCGCGATCGCGAGCCACTTGACGATCTGCAGCGCGATCGCGCCCGGGCCGCGCCGCTTTCGCGTGCGGCGCCGCACGCGCGTCCCCGAACCGGCCAGCGCGCGGCTCATCGCGCGGCGCGCTCCATCAGACGGCCCAGGACGCCGTTGACGTAACGGCCGGAGTCTTCGGTCGAGAACTTCTTCGCCAGTTCGACCGCTTCGTTGATGACGACGGCCGGATCGGTCTCTTTGCGATGCCGCAGTTCGAACGCGCCCATGCGCAGCACGATCCGGTCGATCGTCGGCAGACGGTCGAGCGTCCAGCCTTCGAGGAGCGGCGCGATCAGCGCGTCGGATTCGGCTTCCGACTCGAGCGTCCCGAAGACGAGATCGCGCACGAACGCGCGCGCCTCGGAGGCGTCGGTGCGCGCGAGCGTTTCGGTCAGCATCTCATCCGCGGGACGCTTGCCCACCTCGGACCCGTAGAGTGCTTGCAGTGCAAGCTCGCGCGCATGCCGGCGCGACAACGAGGCCACGATCAGACCGTCGCGACCCGCCGGGCCAGCAGCGCGGGGAGCCAGGCGACGCCGATCCCGCCGGCGCGGAACTCCGGATCGGCGAGGATCTCGCGGCAGAAGTCGACCGTCGTGTTCACGCCTTCGATACGGGTTTCGTCGAGCGCGCGTTCCATGCGCAGGATCGCCGATTCACGCGTGCGCCCGACGGCGACGATCTTCGCCAGCATCGAGTCATAGAACGGCGGGACCATCGCGCCGCCGTACACGTGCGTGTCGACGCGGATCCCCGGTCCGCCCGGGAACACGACGGTGGTGAGCGTTCCGGCGGCGGGCGCGAAGTTGTGGTTGGGATCTTCGGCGTTGACGCGCACCTCGATCGCGTGGCCGTGCGGATGCAGATCGTCTTGCGAGAAGCCGAGCGACTCGCCCGATGCGATGCGGATCTGCTCCTTCACCAAGTCGACGCCGTAGATCAGTTCGGTCACCGGATGCTCGACCTGGATGCGCGTGTTCATCTCCATGAAGTACACGTCATCGCCGCTCACCAGAAACTCGAGCGTTCCGGCGTTGGTGTACCCGAC is a genomic window containing:
- a CDS encoding transglycosylase domain-containing protein, with the protein product MSRALAGSGTRVRRRTRKRRGPGAIALQIVKWLAIAALFAILLFAGIVAGIVASYSRNLPDINRMADYQPSRSTQVYARDGELLANLYRENRTWVGIAKIPIPVREAFIATEDAHFYQHHGVDFYGIARAVVADWSHKQFQGASTITQQLARGLFLSSEVSYSRKIQEALLAMEIERYYTKDEILERYLNLIYFGSGAYGVEAAAHTYFGTDVRRLTLGQAAMLAGLPAAPSDYSPYVNLAHAKERQHHVLERMADAGFISRAKADAAEAAPLALVGERPQGLTSYRFPWFTTFATHQVESQFGSRATFEGGLQVYTTLDPRIQTIAQSAVDWGIASAVSEGIGAHQGALVAIRPSTGEILAMVGGAGPFSLKNQFNRAWQARRQPGSSFKTYVYTAAIDAGRPPTAVVDDAPVSYPMGDGTRWAPMDDDFRFLGPITLRYALAQSRNVVAVKLAQDLGVDRVIEYAKRMGVTAALDPTLSLALGSSGVSPLDQAVGYATLANQGIHIPPSAIRLVRDTLGTPVLDNTYPQQTEVVSAGTAYIVTSMLQSVINEGTGYPNAQIGRPAAGKTGTTSSFRDAWFVGYTPDLVAAVWIGNDNYARMNESYGGNIPARIWARFMKAALAKTPKHEFAYPSGEVRKVRLCETGKPEYFLTGTEPGHGCGYDYAVPSRHRRAQVPVPAAAPAAPVAAVQQPAIPPPVKPLTPAPDTIGDGQVQAPLTDPTTAP
- the nusB gene encoding transcription antitermination factor NusB; this translates as MASLSRRHARELALQALYGSEVGKRPADEMLTETLARTDASEARAFVRDLVFGTLESEAESDALIAPLLEGWTLDRLPTIDRIVLRMGAFELRHRKETDPAVVINEAVELAKKFSTEDSGRYVNGVLGRLMERAAR